One window of the Lysobacter sp. S4-A87 genome contains the following:
- a CDS encoding COX15/CtaA family protein produces MNQAVDHKPADSRAPRSAQYRPATYRHFHRIAWLAVALALGVIVFGAFVRLSNAGLSCPDWPTCYGRAAWPTVAHEIVDHAATAIRPVEVHKAWREQFHRMIAGALGVLTLTLALLAARKRRFGIAQVLAAAALVAIGIPMYMHGEHVAASVLAIAGEAILLFAALRWSNLDLARVAVITLAVIIFQALLGMWTVTWLLKPIVVMGHLLGGLLTFSLLLWMAWRATDLPIRLAEAVTVRRLVIAGIVLLGVQIALGGWTSANYAALACGNDFPRCVGQWMPAHDFREAFVLWRGIGVDYEGGILDGEARIAIQLAHRTMALIVFVYLMWLAFKLVRTPGMRGWATLLGLLTLAQVGLGIANVKLGLPLTVAVLHNAGAVLLLFVLVSLLARLRTPEP; encoded by the coding sequence ATGAACCAAGCCGTGGACCACAAGCCTGCCGACAGCCGCGCCCCGCGCTCGGCGCAGTATCGGCCGGCGACATATCGCCACTTCCATCGGATCGCCTGGCTGGCGGTCGCGCTCGCATTGGGCGTGATCGTGTTCGGTGCGTTCGTGCGCCTGTCCAATGCCGGCCTGAGCTGCCCGGACTGGCCGACCTGCTACGGCCGCGCCGCATGGCCGACCGTCGCCCACGAGATCGTCGACCACGCCGCCACCGCCATCCGCCCGGTCGAAGTGCACAAGGCCTGGCGCGAGCAGTTCCACCGCATGATCGCCGGCGCGCTCGGCGTGCTGACCCTGACCCTGGCGCTGCTGGCGGCACGCAAGCGCCGCTTCGGCATCGCCCAGGTGCTGGCCGCGGCCGCGCTGGTGGCGATCGGCATCCCGATGTACATGCACGGCGAACACGTCGCCGCCTCGGTGCTGGCGATCGCGGGCGAAGCGATCCTGCTGTTTGCTGCATTGCGCTGGAGCAACCTCGACCTGGCCCGCGTCGCCGTGATCACCCTGGCGGTGATCATCTTCCAGGCCCTGCTCGGCATGTGGACGGTGACCTGGCTGCTCAAGCCCATCGTCGTGATGGGCCATCTGCTCGGCGGCCTGCTGACGTTCTCGCTGCTGCTGTGGATGGCGTGGCGTGCGACCGACCTGCCGATCCGGCTGGCCGAAGCGGTGACGGTCCGCCGACTGGTGATCGCCGGCATCGTTCTGCTGGGCGTGCAGATCGCGCTCGGCGGCTGGACCAGCGCCAACTACGCCGCGCTTGCCTGCGGCAACGACTTCCCGCGCTGCGTCGGCCAGTGGATGCCGGCGCACGACTTCCGCGAAGCCTTCGTGCTGTGGCGCGGCATCGGCGTCGACTACGAAGGCGGCATCCTCGACGGCGAGGCGCGCATCGCCATCCAGCTCGCGCACCGGACGATGGCGCTGATCGTCTTCGTCTACCTGATGTGGCTGGCGTTCAAGCTGGTGCGCACGCCGGGCATGCGTGGCTGGGCGACGCTGCTGGGCCTGCTGACGCTGGCGCAGGTCGGGTTGGGCATCGCCAACGTCAAGCTCGGCCTGCCGCTGACCGTCGCCGTGCTTCACAACGCCGGCGCGGTGCTGCTGCTGTTCGTGCTGGTCTCGCTGCTCGCGCGCCTGCGCACGCCGGAGCCGTGA
- a CDS encoding amidohydrolase family protein, with product MLKQRDRLTLSLSSLFVALAFAGAAPAQPVTPGQPAEGKGDVVVTAQRLFDARSGRYVDSPQVLIRDGRIVSVGHAGDAAPAGARRVDLPGMTLLPGLIDMHVHLDSDPSYGGYTGLQFNDRFWSILTVPHAQSTLMAGFTTVRNVGSDAWNDVGLRQAIEEGKVVGPRVVTAAYAFGATGGHCDSTFFPPSMHQQSEYNADSPEEARKRVRELRKYGAQVIKICATGGVFSRNTEPGQQQMSFEDMKAVADEAHLWGLKVAAHAHGAHGIKDAIRAGIDTIEHASLIDDEGIRLARERGAWLSMDIYNTDYTQAEGKKNGVLEDNLRKDREVADIQRENFRKANKAGVKMVYGTDAGVYPHGNNGKQFAVMVRYGMTPAQAIQAATVNAAQALGREDVGLVEANRWADLIAVAGDPIQDVTLLESVPFVMKGGVVVKDASSR from the coding sequence ATGCTGAAGCAGCGAGACCGCCTGACCCTGTCGTTGTCCTCGCTGTTTGTTGCATTGGCCTTTGCCGGCGCCGCGCCGGCCCAACCCGTCACCCCGGGCCAGCCCGCCGAAGGCAAGGGCGACGTGGTGGTGACGGCGCAGCGCCTGTTCGATGCGCGCAGCGGCCGCTATGTCGACAGCCCGCAGGTGCTGATCCGCGACGGTCGTATCGTCTCGGTCGGCCATGCCGGCGATGCCGCGCCGGCCGGTGCACGCCGCGTCGACCTGCCCGGCATGACCCTGTTGCCGGGCCTGATCGACATGCACGTCCACCTCGACAGCGACCCGAGCTACGGCGGCTACACCGGGCTGCAGTTCAACGACCGCTTCTGGTCGATCCTGACCGTGCCGCACGCGCAGAGCACGCTGATGGCCGGCTTCACCACGGTGCGCAACGTCGGCTCCGATGCCTGGAACGACGTCGGCCTGCGCCAGGCCATCGAAGAGGGCAAGGTCGTCGGCCCGCGCGTGGTCACCGCCGCGTATGCGTTTGGCGCCACCGGCGGTCATTGCGACTCGACCTTCTTCCCGCCGTCGATGCACCAGCAAAGCGAATACAACGCCGACAGCCCGGAAGAAGCGCGCAAGCGCGTGCGCGAACTGCGCAAGTACGGTGCCCAGGTGATCAAGATCTGCGCCACCGGCGGCGTGTTCTCGCGCAACACCGAGCCTGGCCAGCAGCAGATGAGCTTCGAGGACATGAAGGCCGTCGCCGACGAGGCGCACCTGTGGGGCCTGAAGGTCGCCGCGCACGCGCACGGCGCCCACGGCATCAAGGACGCGATCCGCGCCGGCATCGACACCATCGAGCACGCCAGCCTGATCGACGACGAAGGCATCCGCCTCGCCCGCGAGCGCGGCGCGTGGCTGTCGATGGACATCTACAACACCGACTACACCCAGGCCGAAGGCAAGAAGAACGGCGTGCTCGAAGACAACCTGCGCAAGGACCGCGAGGTCGCCGACATCCAGCGCGAGAACTTCCGCAAGGCGAACAAGGCCGGGGTGAAGATGGTCTACGGCACCGACGCGGGCGTCTATCCGCACGGCAACAACGGCAAGCAGTTCGCGGTGATGGTCCGCTACGGCATGACGCCGGCGCAGGCGATCCAGGCGGCGACCGTCAACGCCGCGCAGGCGCTTGGTCGCGAGGACGTGGGCCTGGTCGAGGCCAATCGCTGGGCCGACCTGATCGCCGTCGCTGGCGACCCGATCCAGGACGTGACGTTGCTGGAGTCGGTGCCGTTCGTGATGAAGGGCGGCGTGGTGGTGAAGGACGCGTCCAGCCGCTGA
- a CDS encoding cytochrome c oxidase assembly protein yields MSKAPQQQDKKNSAGLAKMVVVAIFAFGLTFALVPLYRIACEKVFGIRLERTAAEGVADARTPAAKRVITVQFDGGVNSKLPWDFTPNQVTMQVVPGEQYETTYHARNTAQRTIVGSAVPSVAPARASGYFSKTECFCFTAQTLQAGEVREMPVRFIVDPNLPADVKTITLSYTFFKNDTLTAQAQGTAKAATTPVSAP; encoded by the coding sequence ATGAGCAAGGCGCCGCAGCAGCAGGACAAGAAGAACAGCGCCGGCCTGGCCAAGATGGTCGTCGTGGCGATCTTCGCCTTCGGCCTGACCTTCGCGCTGGTGCCGCTGTACCGCATCGCATGCGAGAAGGTCTTCGGCATCCGCCTGGAGCGCACCGCGGCAGAAGGCGTCGCCGACGCCAGGACGCCGGCGGCCAAGCGCGTGATCACCGTGCAGTTCGACGGTGGCGTCAACTCCAAGCTGCCGTGGGACTTCACGCCCAACCAGGTGACGATGCAGGTCGTGCCGGGCGAGCAGTACGAGACCACCTACCACGCCCGCAACACCGCGCAGCGCACCATCGTGGGCAGCGCGGTGCCGTCGGTCGCGCCGGCGCGCGCCTCGGGCTACTTCAGCAAGACCGAATGCTTCTGCTTCACCGCCCAGACCCTGCAGGCCGGTGAAGTGCGGGAGATGCCGGTGCGTTTCATCGTCGACCCGAACCTGCCGGCCGACGTGAAGACGATCACCCTCTCGTACACCTTCTTCAAGAACGACACGCTCACCGCACAGGCGCAAGGCACGGCGAAGGCCGCGACCACGCCGGTGTCGGCACCGTGA
- a CDS encoding SURF1 family protein, protein MSRRRNLAVAWVLAALVIAGFVRLGLWQTHRAVEKEAMLDAAAKVLERRDPQSLAVADDAARAHAYDWALGRGEFDKRDVLLLDNQQRNGQAGVRAYRIFLPEHGGPLLVDLGWLPLPGDRKLPQVPRPEGALELRGLLAPPPSTGLALGPALGRDHQAWLMTRVDLGAMEKATGLSAPLAPRVLRLDPAMKMGYERDLELLPNTLPPEKHRGYAVQWFALALAVLATALILTFRKRRKA, encoded by the coding sequence GTGAGCAGGCGCCGCAACCTCGCGGTCGCCTGGGTCCTGGCCGCGCTCGTCATCGCCGGTTTCGTCCGCCTTGGCCTGTGGCAGACCCACCGCGCGGTCGAGAAGGAAGCGATGCTCGATGCCGCCGCGAAGGTGCTCGAACGTCGCGATCCGCAATCGCTGGCCGTGGCGGACGATGCCGCGCGGGCCCACGCCTACGACTGGGCACTGGGCCGTGGCGAGTTCGACAAGCGCGATGTGCTCCTGCTCGACAACCAGCAGCGCAATGGCCAGGCAGGCGTGCGTGCGTACCGGATCTTCCTGCCCGAACACGGCGGCCCGTTGCTGGTCGACCTGGGCTGGCTGCCGTTGCCCGGTGACCGCAAGCTGCCGCAGGTGCCGCGACCGGAGGGCGCGCTCGAGCTGCGCGGCCTGCTGGCGCCGCCGCCGTCGACGGGGCTGGCACTGGGGCCGGCGCTGGGTCGCGATCACCAGGCCTGGCTGATGACACGCGTCGACCTGGGCGCGATGGAAAAGGCGACCGGCCTGTCGGCGCCGCTGGCGCCGCGGGTGCTGCGCCTGGATCCGGCGATGAAGATGGGCTACGAGCGCGACCTGGAGTTGCTGCCCAACACCCTGCCGCCGGAGAAACATCGCGGCTATGCCGTGCAGTGGTTCGCACTGGCCCTGGCGGTGCTCGCCACCGCATTGATCCTGACTTTCCGAAAGCGCCGAAAGGCCTGA
- a CDS encoding cytochrome c oxidase subunit 3, translating to MAQAHTPDASHYYVPHHSRWPFLGSIALFITMIGIAAWFSELGTWGKPAFFFGLALMVGVLFGWFSDVVRESVRGNYNKQVDTSFRMGMIWFIFSEVMFFGAFFGALFYARQLAMPWLGGEGDGVMTNALLWPQFSAAWPSNGPGAIGGVYQTIPAWGLPLLNTLILLTSGMTVTIAHHALKAGHRKQLLVFLGLTVALGALFLFFQAEEYIHAYKELNLTLGSGIYGSTFFMLTGFHGAHVTLGTIMLAVIWFRCLKGHFSKDQHFAFEAVAWYWHFVDVVWLGLFLFVYVL from the coding sequence ATGGCCCAAGCCCATACGCCAGACGCCAGCCACTACTACGTGCCGCACCACAGCCGCTGGCCGTTCCTCGGTTCGATCGCGCTGTTCATCACCATGATCGGCATCGCCGCCTGGTTCTCGGAACTGGGCACCTGGGGCAAGCCGGCGTTCTTCTTCGGCCTCGCGCTGATGGTCGGCGTGCTGTTCGGCTGGTTCAGCGACGTCGTGCGCGAGTCGGTGCGCGGTAACTACAACAAGCAGGTCGACACCTCGTTCCGCATGGGGATGATCTGGTTCATCTTCTCGGAAGTGATGTTCTTCGGCGCGTTCTTCGGCGCGCTGTTCTACGCCCGCCAGCTGGCGATGCCGTGGCTGGGTGGTGAAGGCGACGGCGTGATGACCAACGCGCTGCTGTGGCCGCAGTTCAGCGCCGCCTGGCCGAGCAACGGCCCGGGCGCGATCGGTGGCGTCTACCAGACCATCCCGGCCTGGGGCCTGCCGCTGCTCAACACGCTGATCCTGCTGACCTCGGGCATGACCGTCACCATCGCGCACCACGCGCTGAAGGCCGGCCACCGCAAGCAGCTGCTGGTGTTCCTGGGCCTGACCGTCGCGCTTGGCGCGCTGTTCCTGTTCTTCCAGGCCGAGGAGTACATCCACGCCTACAAGGAACTGAACCTGACGCTGGGTTCGGGCATCTACGGTTCGACCTTCTTCATGCTGACCGGCTTCCACGGCGCGCACGTCACGCTGGGCACGATCATGCTGGCGGTGATCTGGTTCCGTTGCCTGAAGGGTCACTTCAGCAAGGACCAGCACTTCGCGTTCGAAGCGGTGGCCTGGTACTGGCACTTCGTCGACGTGGTCTGGCTCGGCCTGTTCCTGTTCGTCTACGTGCTGTAA
- a CDS encoding heme o synthase, whose product MATSTPQAPTPQASMPHGTVKQYWDLTKPRVVALIVFTALVGMFLAVPGLPPLKESVLGFLGIWLAASSAAAINQLLDSRIDAKMARTSWRPIVAGQITPTQALVFALILAALSMTVLVVWVNTITALLTFASLIGYAVVYTVFLKRATPQNIVIGGIAGAAPPLLGWAAITGMRGEWDWPHALLLVLIIFVWTPPHFWALAIFRRADYARAMVPMLPVTHGVQYTRWQILFYTVLLVAVTVLPWVAGMSGLFYLGGALVLGAVFLGYAWKLMDPPDELYAMKVFNYSIVYLMALFAFLLLDHWLLPFLQPAAVMELQPVR is encoded by the coding sequence ATGGCTACTTCGACGCCCCAAGCACCCACGCCCCAGGCTTCCATGCCTCATGGCACCGTCAAGCAGTACTGGGACCTGACCAAGCCGCGCGTGGTCGCGCTGATCGTGTTCACCGCGCTGGTCGGCATGTTCCTGGCAGTGCCGGGCCTGCCGCCGCTGAAGGAGTCGGTGCTGGGCTTCCTCGGCATCTGGCTGGCGGCGTCGAGTGCGGCCGCGATCAACCAGCTGCTGGACTCGCGCATCGACGCGAAGATGGCGCGCACCTCGTGGCGTCCAATCGTCGCCGGGCAGATCACGCCGACCCAGGCGCTGGTGTTCGCGCTGATCCTGGCGGCGCTGTCGATGACCGTGCTGGTGGTGTGGGTCAACACGATCACCGCGTTGCTCACCTTCGCCTCGCTGATCGGCTATGCGGTGGTCTACACCGTGTTCCTCAAGCGTGCCACGCCGCAGAACATCGTCATCGGCGGCATCGCCGGCGCGGCGCCGCCGCTGCTGGGCTGGGCGGCGATCACCGGCATGCGCGGCGAGTGGGACTGGCCGCACGCGCTGCTGCTGGTGCTGATCATCTTCGTCTGGACGCCGCCGCACTTCTGGGCGCTGGCGATCTTCCGCCGCGCCGACTACGCGCGCGCCATGGTGCCGATGCTGCCGGTGACGCACGGCGTGCAGTACACGCGCTGGCAGATCCTGTTCTACACCGTGCTGCTGGTCGCCGTGACCGTGCTGCCGTGGGTGGCCGGCATGAGCGGCCTGTTCTACCTCGGTGGCGCGCTGGTGCTGGGCGCGGTGTTCCTGGGCTATGCCTGGAAGCTGATGGACCCGCCCGACGAGCTGTATGCGATGAAGGTCTTCAACTACTCCATCGTCTACCTGATGGCGCTGTTCGCCTTCCTGCTGCTCGACCACTGGCTGCTGCCGTTCCTGCAGCCGGCTGCCGTGATGGAACTGCAGCCTGTACGCTGA
- a CDS encoding prolyl oligopeptidase family serine peptidase: protein MPLHRSLALSILALASLPALSAPTTTPVAREQVGNRTSENIPAIPPALVEQLSRYQNTRGATFAGWSGSCMLISTRFAETAQAHRVCQPMGMREQLTFYPEPLAAIESAPAASRRDGFVFGKDVGGNEFWQLHWFDLKTRTTTLLSDGKARNQGPLFSHDGSRFAWSSTVRNGTDTDLWVMDFATKKSRALITEGGSWNAMDFSPDGKLLLVMRYVSAAETYPGVVDVDSGKLQMFPVDGGKASFKDFKFAPDGKTVYFISNEAIGGIPQEFHTLRYHNPATGKFEVLTAATPWDVEDLEIADDGRHLAYTTNEGGIYQLHVLALPSHKPVKLPELPIGLVVNLGFSPDGNRLAVTMNSATSPSDVHVIDLAKASLTRWTQSEVGGLDPSKFVAPTLIHYPTFDTVDGKPRMIPAFYYRPANVPAGKRIPVVINIHGGPEGQSLPTFNPTAQFLANELGVAMLLPNVRGSEGYGMTYLDLDNADKREDSVKDIGGLLDWIGQQPGLDAGRVGVYGGSYGGYMVLSSLMHYGDRIKAGIDIVGISHFGTFLKNTENYRRDLRRAEYGDERDPAMALVFDRISPLNHAARISSKLFVAQGKNDPRVPYSEAEQIVKAVRGNGQPVWYLLFNDEGHGFRKKTNVDYFGAASILFWQQNLIGGPQPDS, encoded by the coding sequence ATGCCACTGCACCGCAGCCTAGCGCTGTCGATCCTTGCGCTCGCCAGCCTGCCCGCCCTGTCGGCGCCGACGACCACCCCGGTTGCGCGCGAACAGGTCGGCAACCGCACCAGCGAGAACATCCCGGCGATCCCGCCGGCCCTGGTCGAACAGCTCAGCCGCTACCAGAACACCCGCGGCGCCACGTTCGCCGGCTGGAGCGGCAGCTGCATGCTGATCAGCACGCGCTTCGCCGAGACCGCGCAGGCGCACCGCGTCTGCCAGCCGATGGGCATGCGCGAGCAGCTCACCTTCTACCCCGAACCGCTGGCCGCGATCGAATCCGCACCGGCTGCGTCCAGGCGCGACGGCTTCGTGTTCGGCAAGGACGTCGGCGGCAACGAGTTCTGGCAGTTGCACTGGTTCGACCTGAAGACGCGCACCACCACGCTGCTCAGCGACGGCAAGGCACGCAACCAGGGGCCGCTGTTCTCGCACGATGGCAGCCGCTTCGCCTGGAGCAGCACCGTGCGCAACGGAACCGATACCGACCTGTGGGTGATGGACTTCGCGACGAAGAAGTCGCGCGCGCTGATCACCGAAGGCGGCTCGTGGAATGCCATGGATTTCTCGCCCGACGGCAAACTCCTGCTGGTGATGAGGTACGTCTCCGCGGCCGAGACCTATCCGGGCGTGGTGGATGTCGACAGCGGCAAGCTACAGATGTTCCCGGTCGACGGCGGCAAGGCCTCGTTCAAGGATTTCAAGTTCGCGCCGGACGGCAAGACGGTCTACTTCATCTCCAACGAAGCCATTGGCGGAATCCCGCAGGAATTCCACACCCTGCGCTACCACAACCCGGCCACTGGCAAGTTCGAAGTACTCACCGCGGCGACGCCGTGGGACGTGGAGGACCTGGAGATCGCCGACGACGGTCGCCACCTGGCCTACACCACCAACGAAGGCGGCATCTACCAGCTGCACGTGCTCGCCCTGCCCTCGCACAAGCCGGTGAAGCTGCCGGAACTGCCGATCGGCCTGGTCGTCAACCTGGGCTTCTCGCCCGACGGCAATCGCCTGGCGGTGACGATGAACTCGGCCACCTCGCCCAGCGACGTCCACGTGATCGACCTCGCCAAGGCATCGCTGACACGCTGGACGCAGAGCGAGGTCGGCGGACTGGATCCGTCGAAGTTCGTTGCGCCCACGCTGATCCACTACCCGACGTTCGACACCGTCGACGGCAAGCCGCGCATGATCCCGGCGTTCTACTACCGGCCGGCCAACGTGCCGGCGGGCAAGCGCATCCCGGTCGTCATCAATATCCATGGCGGCCCGGAAGGCCAGTCGCTGCCGACCTTCAACCCGACCGCGCAGTTCCTCGCCAACGAACTCGGCGTGGCGATGCTGCTGCCGAACGTGCGCGGCTCGGAAGGCTACGGCATGACCTACCTGGACCTCGACAACGCCGACAAGCGCGAGGATTCGGTCAAGGACATCGGCGGCCTGCTCGACTGGATCGGCCAACAGCCCGGGCTCGACGCCGGGCGCGTCGGCGTCTATGGCGGCAGCTACGGGGGCTACATGGTTCTGTCGTCGCTGATGCACTACGGCGACCGCATCAAGGCCGGCATCGACATCGTCGGCATTTCCCACTTCGGCACGTTCCTGAAGAACACCGAGAACTACCGCCGCGACCTGCGCCGGGCCGAGTACGGCGACGAGCGCGACCCGGCGATGGCGCTGGTGTTCGACCGGATCTCGCCACTGAACCATGCCGCCCGCATCAGCTCCAAGCTGTTCGTCGCCCAGGGCAAGAACGATCCGCGCGTGCCCTACAGCGAAGCCGAGCAGATCGTCAAAGCGGTGCGCGGCAATGGCCAGCCGGTGTGGTACCTGCTGTTCAACGACGAGGGACATGGCTTCAGGAAGAAGACCAACGTCGACTACTTCGGCGCCGCCTCGATCCTGTTCTGGCAGCAGAACCTGATCGGCGGGCCGCAGCCGGATTCATGA
- the dnaG gene encoding DNA primase: MARIPDAFIDDLLARSDIVELIGSRVPLKRQGKEYSARCPFHDERSPSFTVSPTKQFYHCFGCGAHGTAISFLMNYDRLEFLDAVEELAKRIGMEVPRDTQQRNVNPDSIDLYAAVEAASKFFQKQLAGSAKALAYLDGRQVSAAVRTQFGIGYAPDGFNALRDALGTDARRMSLLERAGMFSKNDSGRVYDKFRDRVMFPIHDRRGRTIAFGGRVLDKDDGPKYLNSPETALFHKGRELYGLWQVRQAHNKIDKLIVVEGYMDVVALFEHGVDCAVATLGTATTPDHAELLFRNAPDVYFCFDGDRAGRGAAWKAVESVLPRMKDGRQAFFLFLPEGEDPDSLVRKEAREGFELRLREATPLSQFFFDSLSSDVNLSTLEGRGRLAERAKPLLAQIPDGAFGDLMKQRLTELTGVGARANSPESTAQRARPATPTANKPSLVRSAITMLLQQPAIALAVPSSLHFASLDQPGVGLLVELVELVHERPDISTGLILEHFADRSEAPALTKLATARAVETTAATPLDARVLDDADKRQQAFLDSISRLEEQAIQQRIEALQSRRTSELDDAEKHEMRELLSLRASRARAIPRS; this comes from the coding sequence ATGGCCCGCATCCCCGACGCATTCATCGACGACCTGCTCGCCCGCTCCGACATCGTCGAGCTGATCGGGTCGCGCGTGCCGTTGAAGCGCCAGGGCAAGGAGTACTCGGCGCGCTGCCCGTTCCATGACGAGCGCTCGCCCAGCTTCACGGTCTCGCCGACCAAGCAGTTCTATCACTGCTTCGGCTGTGGGGCGCACGGCACCGCGATCAGCTTCCTGATGAACTATGACCGCCTCGAGTTCCTCGACGCGGTCGAAGAGCTGGCCAAGCGCATCGGCATGGAAGTGCCGCGCGATACCCAGCAGCGCAACGTCAATCCCGACAGCATCGACCTCTATGCCGCCGTCGAGGCCGCATCGAAGTTCTTCCAGAAGCAGCTCGCCGGCAGTGCCAAGGCGCTGGCCTATCTGGATGGGCGCCAGGTCAGCGCCGCAGTCCGCACCCAGTTCGGCATCGGCTACGCGCCCGACGGCTTCAACGCGCTTCGCGATGCGCTCGGCACCGACGCGCGACGCATGTCGCTGCTCGAACGCGCCGGCATGTTCTCGAAGAACGACAGCGGCCGCGTCTACGACAAGTTCCGCGACCGGGTGATGTTCCCGATCCACGACCGGCGCGGGCGCACGATCGCATTCGGCGGTCGCGTATTGGACAAGGACGACGGCCCGAAGTACCTCAACTCGCCCGAGACCGCCCTGTTCCACAAGGGACGCGAGCTGTACGGGTTGTGGCAGGTGCGCCAGGCGCACAACAAGATCGACAAGCTCATCGTCGTCGAAGGCTACATGGACGTCGTCGCGCTGTTCGAGCACGGCGTCGATTGCGCCGTGGCGACGCTGGGCACGGCGACCACGCCCGACCACGCCGAGCTGCTGTTCCGCAACGCACCCGACGTCTACTTCTGTTTCGACGGCGACCGCGCCGGCCGCGGCGCGGCATGGAAGGCGGTGGAGTCCGTACTGCCGCGAATGAAGGACGGTCGCCAGGCGTTCTTCCTGTTCCTGCCCGAAGGCGAGGACCCGGATTCGCTGGTGCGCAAGGAAGCCCGCGAGGGTTTCGAGCTGCGCCTGCGCGAAGCCACGCCGCTGTCGCAGTTCTTCTTCGACTCGCTCTCCAGCGACGTCAACCTCAGCACGCTCGAAGGCCGCGGCCGCCTGGCCGAGCGCGCCAAGCCGCTGCTGGCACAGATTCCCGACGGCGCCTTCGGCGACCTGATGAAGCAGCGCCTGACCGAGCTGACCGGCGTCGGCGCACGCGCCAACAGTCCCGAGTCGACGGCGCAGCGCGCCAGGCCAGCCACGCCGACGGCCAACAAGCCGTCGCTGGTGCGCAGCGCGATCACCATGCTGCTGCAGCAGCCGGCCATCGCGCTGGCGGTGCCGTCGTCGCTGCATTTCGCTTCGCTCGACCAACCCGGCGTCGGCCTGCTGGTGGAGCTGGTGGAGCTGGTGCACGAGCGCCCCGACATCTCGACCGGCCTGATCCTGGAGCACTTCGCCGATCGCAGCGAAGCGCCGGCGCTGACCAAGCTGGCCACTGCGCGGGCAGTGGAGACCACCGCCGCCACGCCGCTGGACGCACGCGTGCTCGACGATGCCGACAAGCGCCAGCAGGCGTTCCTCGACTCGATCTCGCGCCTGGAGGAACAGGCCATCCAGCAGCGCATCGAGGCATTGCAGTCGCGGCGCACCTCCGAACTGGATGACGCCGAGAAGCACGAGATGCGCGAGTTGCTGAGCCTGCGGGCAAGCCGGGCGCGGGCGATCCCGCGCAGCTGA
- a CDS encoding twin transmembrane helix small protein has product MNDSLKTLVIIAFLIVILWNLGAGLYYMLVDKGESKRTVNALTRRIALSIALILLVVLANYMGWIKFHGVGT; this is encoded by the coding sequence ATGAACGATTCACTCAAGACCCTGGTGATCATCGCCTTCCTGATCGTCATTCTCTGGAACCTGGGCGCCGGCCTCTACTACATGCTCGTGGACAAGGGCGAGAGCAAGCGCACCGTCAATGCGCTGACCCGCCGAATCGCGCTGTCCATCGCGCTGATACTGCTGGTGGTGCTGGCCAACTACATGGGCTGGATCAAGTTCCACGGCGTCGGTACCTGA